The genomic region GGTGCCCCGAAGTCCGCAGCGGGCGCGGCGTTCGATGGCCGCCGGCTGTGAGGCCGACGATGGCGAGAGCTGCCTGCGCCTGGGGCATCTCTATGAGGCTGGGGAGGTGGTGCGCGAAGATCGCGACCGCGCGATGCTCCTCTATGCCAAAGCCTGCGGGCTGGGCCAGGAGCACGCCTGCAGCCGCCGCGGCGCGATGCTCTTAAATGATCCGGGGCGCGCCGAAGACGGGCGACGGCTGCTTGAGCGAGGCTGTGAGCAGGGCGACGACTGGGCGTGTGAGCGCCTGAAGCGTTAGAGCGGCCGCTCGTACACCAGAAGATCGTTGTTGGCGGGCAGTCGGCGCGTGAGCGCGCGTTCGAACCCGCAGGCCCGCGCCTTCGCGTCGACGTCGGCCAGGCGGCGGATGCCGCTTTGCGGGTCGCGCTGGCGCAGCATCGCATCAAAGCTCTGGTTGCTCGGCTCCAGCTCGCGATCCTCGTGAATGAAGGGGCCGTAGAGGAGGATCTTGCCGCCCGGGTTGAGCGAGGCGCGGGCGTGCGCAAAGACGCGATCGGTCGCCTCAAAGGGGGCGATGTGGATGACGTTGCACGCGATGATCGCGTCGGTGTGTTCGACGGCGGGCGCCTCATCAAAAAGATCAAACGCGAGGACCGGGCGCAGGTTGGGGAGCGCGGCGTCCGTGCGCCAGGCCTCAATGCTGCCGTGGTACTGCGGGCGGTCGGAGGGCTGCCAGGTCAGGTGCGGAAGATGCGCCGCAAAATAGACGGCGTGCTGGCCGGTGCCGCTGCCGATCTCCCAGACGTGGTGGGCGTCGGCCAGATGTTCGCGAAGTTCGTTGAGAATGGGCTCGCGGTTTCGGACACAGGCCTCGGAGTGCTGGCGAAGATCGGACACGGGTTGCTCCTGGGAGATCTTTCTTTGGGGGGCGCGGGGATTACTCTTGTGGGCATCCCGGAGAGGCGACGACGCCTCGAACCGAGGCGTCTTCTTCCGGGTTCTAAGTGAAAGCACACGGAGTGAAGATGCCACAAGAGACGACTTCAGAACGCGGAGATGTTCCGATACCACCTGCCGATTCCAAACGCAGGCCCTGCGTGGTGATTATCGGGGGAGGGTTCGGCGGGCTAAATGCGGCGCGGGCGTTGAAGCGGGCGTCGGTGGATGTGTTTCTGATCGATCGGCATAACCACCACCTCTTCCAGCCGCTGCTCTACCAGGTCGCCACCGCGGGGCTCTCCGCCGACGATATCGCCTCGCCGATTCGCGAGGTGGTGCGCCGTCAGCAGAATGTGCAGGTGATGCTCGGGGAGGTGACCAGCATCGACCGTGAGTCGCGGGTGGTGCGCTATGAGGGCGGGGAGGTGAACTATGATTACCTGGTGGTCGCCGCCGGCATGCAGACCAACTATTTTGGCAACCCGCAGTGGGAGGAGCAGGCGCCGGGGCTCAAGACGCTGCGCGACGCGCTGACCTGCCGTCGCCACATTCTGGAGGTCTTTGAGCAGGCTGAGCGCGAGGGAGAGGGCTCGGAGGGGCGCGGGCTATTGACTTTTGTGGTGGTGGGTGCGGGAGCCACCGGCGTGGAGATGGCCGGGGCCATTCGCGAGATCGCCTACCAGGTGATGGTCAAAGACTTTCGTCGCATCGACCCGACTCGCGCGCGGGTTCTCTTGCTGGATGCGGGGCCGCGGGTGCTGACCGGTTACGATGAGGAGCTCTCCGAGCGTGCGCGTCGCGATCTTGAGAAGATGGGCGTGGAGGTGCGCCTCAACGCCATGGTCGAGGCCATCGATGAGGAGGGGGTCACGGTCAACGGGGAGCGCATCCTGGCAAAAACCGTGGTGTGGGCTGCCGGGGTCAAAGGCAGCCCGCTGGCCGAGACGCTTAATGTTGAGCTCGACCGGATGGGGCGCGTGAGCGTGCGGCCCGATCTGCGCATGCCGGAAGATGATCGGGTCTTTGTGATCGGCGACCTCGCGCGTTTTGAGAACGAGGATGGCGAGGTGTTGCCCGGACTGGCGCCGGTGGCCGTGCAGCAGGGAAAACACGTGGCCGAAAACATCAAACGCGCGGTGGAGGGAAAGCCGCTGGAGGCGTTTTCGTACTGGGATCGCGGCAAGATGGCGACCATCGGGCGCGCCAGGGCCATCGCCGAGATCGGCGACTGGAAGTTCGGCGGGCTCCTGGCCTGGCTTGCCTGGCTCTTTGTGCACCTGCTCTTTTTGATCGGGTTTCGAAACCGCGCCTACGTGCTCATGGGCTGGATCTTTGCCTATGTGGGCATGCGACGCAGCGCGCGTCTGATTGTCGACCCTCCAAAGGAGCGCGCCGGGGCGTTGAACTTCTGGCAGAGCCCGCGGGCCGACGAGGTTCACGCGGAGTGAGGCTGAGCGGCCAGGGGGGGCCTATCGGTGACTGGCGAGGAGGGGAGATGAAGACGCTCGATGATGTGGTGCACGACGTCGCAAACGCGCTGGCAAAAGGCCAGCGCCTGCTGGCGATGCTCGACTTTGACGGGACGCTTGCGCCCATTGCGGCTCGACCGGAGCTTGCCGCGCCTGAGGTCGGGGCGGCGGAGGCGATCACGGCGCTTGTGAAGACCGGGGCCCAGGTGGTGATCGTCAGCGGGCGCGGCGCGGCCGATGTTCAGGCAAGGCTTGGCGTGGGTAATGTCAGCGTGGTGGGAAGTCACGGTCTGGAGTTGTGGTGGGCCAGCGGCGCGCGCGAGCTTGTAAAAGGGGCCGAGGAGGCCCGGGCGGCCATCGCGAAGGTGGAGGCGGCCTGGCGCGAGAGGTTCGGTGATGTTGCCGGCGTGGTCCTGGAGCAGAAGCCCTTTGGCGTGGCGTTGCATTACCGGCTGGTGGAGGAGGGGGCACAGACGCTGGCGGCGCGCGCCAGCGAGGCCGCGCTGCAGTTGGGGGGCGTGCGTCTGAAGTCGGGGAAATGCGTGGTGGAGGCGGTGCCGGCGTTGCGCTGGGACAAAGGGCGCGCGGCGCAGCTTGTGCTGCGACGCGCGCGGGCCACGGCGCCGGGCGAGGTGCACGCGCTTTATGTGGGCGATGACCTGACCGACGAAGATGCTTTTTTGGCGCTGGGCGCTGAGGGGAGCACGGTGCTTGTGGCCTCCGAAGATCGCGCGAGCGAAGCGAGCGCGCGGGTGCGCGACCCGGCTCAGGTGGTGCGCCTGATCTGGGAGCTCGCTGCCCTTTGCGACCAGAATCAGGGGAGGTTGGTGGGCCTCCCCTGACGAGGGCGCGTCAATGCTCGTGGATGCAGTGATGCACGATGAGGCTCAGGTAGAGCTCGGCGGCGCGGTGGACCTCGCTTAAGTGCACGTGCTCATCGCGGGTGTGCGCCACGCCCAGGTCGCCCGGACCGAGGATGAGCGGGGCGATGCCTGCCTCAAAGAAGCGGTTGCCGTCGGAGTGGGAGGGAAAAGGCCGGGGGGTAAAGGGCTGCTGCAGCGCCAGGAAGGCGCGCCGGGAGGTCTGCATCGGCGCGTCATCGGGGTTGAGGCTGTAGGCCGGGGCGAAGAAGAGCTCCTCGGAGCTCACGGTGCATTGAGGGTGGTCGGCGTTGGATGCCTCAATGGTGGTGGCCAGGGCCTCTCGGAGTGCGGCGGTGTCGACGCCGGCGGCCAGGTGAATATCGAGCGCGGCCTCGCAACGATCGGCGATGACAAAGAGGGAGTCGCCGCCGTGAACCTCGCGGGGGTTGATGCTCACGCGTGTGGCGGGCTCGGCGTCGCTGACCTGCTCGATGACGGCCAGGATGGTGCTGAGCATGGCGTGGATGGCGCTGGCGCCTACGTCGGGGCGGGCGGCGTGGGCGCGCCGTCCCTCGGCGATGAGACGAAGCTCCATGTAGCCGTAATGCTCCAATGAGGGGCGAAGCCCGGTGGGCTCGCCAATGATCGCCAGCGGGGCGTGCGAGCTCTCCAGAAGTTTTGCGGCGCCATCGCCGTACTCTTCCTCGCCGACGACCAGCGCCAGCAACAGGCCGCGCCGAAGGCGCGCTCCGGCGTCGACCAGGGCGCAGACCGCCTCGACCATCGCCGCACACCCCGACTTCATGTCGGCGCTTCCCAGCCCGTGGAGCACGTCGCCCTCCAGAGTGCTGCCCGGGGCGTCGTGCTCATCGCTGAAGTAAGGGACGGTGTCGAGATGGCCGACCAGCATCAGCTCCGGCGGCTGCGGCCCGAGCTCAATAAGGATGTTGGCGCGCCCCGGCGCCCCGGGTGAGGCGACCACCGGCTGAAGCCGGTAAGGCACCGAGGCCTCCTGCAAAGCCGCACAGACCCGCGACACCACCGCACTCTCGGCATAAGAGGGGCTGTAGATATCGACCATGTCGATGAGCAGGCGCTCGCAGCGCGCCCGGTCAAGGTGGGCCAGAAGATCGTGGAGCTCAGTCATCATGCTCATGAGGTTGGCCTGGGGAGGCGTCATCGCCCGGGCTTATGCCTCCGGGAGGCAGGTGCGCCGGGGCGGCGTCGGAGGGCGAGGGGTCGGAGGAGGGAGGATGCGCCAGGGAGCGTCGGCGGCGCACGTATTCGGGGTGCTGCGTGAGGTTTTTGGCCAGGTAGACGTGCTCGGTCTCATTGGTAAAACCCTGGCGCCGAAAGAAGTTCACCGCCGGCAGGTTATCGGACTCGGTATCCGCCAGCATGATGCGTGCGCCCCGGGCGATGAAGAGCTCGGTGAGGCGGTTGACCAGGCGCTTGCCCACGCCGCTGCGCGAGAGGTCGGGCTCGACGCCCAGCCACAGCAAGTAGCCATAGGTCCAGGCGCTGCGCCGCTTCTCGATGAGGGTGCCCAGGGCGAAGCCCACCACCTGGTCGTTGCATTCGGCCACCAGGCAGGTCTCGGTGTCGGTGCCGAAGATCTGAATCAGCTCAAACTCATCCCAGGTGCGGTAGAGGTTGGGCCAGCGATCGGCGGTGAAGATGCGCTCGCCAAGGGCGAAGACCGCAGCGAGGTCTTCGAGCTCCATTTCGCGGATGGTGATCGGGGCGTTGGTGCGTAGCTGGCGAGGGTTGCGTCGACTGCCCGAGGGCATGTCGTCCATACAGGTCTCCTGGGGGGGGCGGGGTCACGTTAAGGCCGCCGCGAAATGCGCGGGCGGCGTTGGGACGTTGGTGAATCGGGACAATAGGCACCCCGAAGCCCGGGAGAAGTGGCGCAACGCGCTTGATGAAACCTCTTCTCGCACGCATCTTGAAGCTGAGACGAGCGGGCGAAGCCCCTTCCTAAATTTCGAAGTCAGACAAGGAGACACGATGCGCATTGGAGTCCTGACCGGCGGCGGCGACTGCCCCGGCCTTAACGCAGTGATTCGAGCGGTGACCAAGAGCCTCTTGCTCAAGTGCGACGCCACGGTGATCGGTTTCGAAGAGGGGTTTCTGGGGATGATCGAGGGGCGCAGCCGCGAGCTCGATCTGAAGGCTCTCAAGGGCATCCTGGCGCGTGGTGGCACCATCCTGGGCACGCATAATAAGGCCAACCCCTTCAATCATTACCTGGCCGACGGGGCCGATGTCAGCGACCAGCTCGTGGAGAATTACCACCGCCTGAAGCTCGACGGGGTGGTGGTCATCGGCGGCGACGGCACCATGAGCATCGCGCACCGCTTAAGCGAGAAGGGCGTCAAATGTGTGGGCGTGCCCAAGACCATCGACAACGACCTGATGCACACCGATCGCACCTTCGGGTTTGATACGGCGGTGGCGGTGGCCACCGAGGCCGTTGACCGGCTGCAGACCACTGGCGAGAGCCACAGCCGGGTGATGATTCTCGAGACGATGGGGCGCTACGCCGGCTGGCTCGCTCTGCACAGCGGGCTTGCGGGCGGGGCAGACGTGATCCTGATTCCGGAGCTTCCTTTTGATGTCGAAGAGATCGCCCGGGTGTGTCAGCAGCGCAAGAAACGCCAGCGCTTCACCATGATTGTGGTGGCCGAGGGCGCGACGCTGCTCGACGGCAAGCAGGTGGTGCGCGAGCATATCGACGATAGCCCCGATCCCCTGCGCCTGGGCGGCATCGGCAACCTTCTGGCCGAGAAGCTCAAGCCCCTGGTCGACAGTGAGATTCGCACCACGACGCTGGGGCATATCCAGCGCGGAGGCACGCCGACGGCCTTTGATCGGGTGCTCTCTACGGCGTTCGGGGCGCACGCCGCGGCGCTGGTCGCCGGCGGGCGCTGGGGACGCATGGTCGCGCTGCAAAACGGGCAGATGACCAGCGTGGAGATCGCCGAGGTCGCCGACCAGACGCGTCTTGTGCCGGTGGATTCGCTGCTGGTGCATGCGGCGGCGGCGGTGGGAACCTCCTTTGGCCGCGCAGACTTCGAGGTCGACTTAAGTCGCATGCCCGAGAATCGCGTGATCTGAGCTGGCCGCCGGTTCGTCGGGGGCTAAAGTCTGTGGACCAACGCGCCGGGTGAGCGCCCGGTGCGTTGCTCTGTCTTTTCGACGATGTACCTCCGAGGACAAACGATGGTGTCGATGATCGTGTTCGGGCTCTTTTTTACCGGCCTGTGGTTTGGGGCTCATTACTACCTCTGGCGCAGGCTTCGAGGGCCATTGCACCCGGAGAGTCGCTGGCGCGGTGTGGTCACCTGGGCTGTGGTCGGGCATATCGTGCTGGTGACAGCGACGATGTCGATGCGCTCGATGCCCCGGGTGGAGCCGATCTACACGATCGCGCAGTGGACGAGTTATGTGGCGATGGGGTTTTTCTCGCTCCTGCTCATCCTGATGATTTTCAAAGATGTGGCCGAGTGGCTTACGCGCCGTCTGGGGGCCTTTCGAAAGACGGAATCGACCGAAGTATCGGGGCCGGCGGCGCTGCCGGCCGATCCGTCGCGGCGGCTCTTTATGAGCAGCAGCCTCAACGCCGCGGTCGTCGGCGGGGCGGCGGTGGCGTCGAAGTGGGGCATGTACGAGGCGTTGCGCCTGCCCGATGTGGTTGAGGTCGGGGTGCCCTTTGAGGGCCTGCCCGCCTCTCTGGAGGGGTTTCGGATCGTGCAGATCTCCGATGTGCACGTTGGGCCCACCGTGCGGCGCGGGCATGTGCAGGCCATCGTCGATCGGGTTCGCGAGCTTCAACCCGACGCCATCGTCATCACCGGCGACCTCATCGAGGGCATGGTCGATCGCATCTGGAAGGATGTGGAGCCGATCTTCGATCTTCGCGCGCCCCACGGGGTCTTCTACTGCACCGGTAACCACGAGTATTACTGGGACGCCCCGGGCTGGTGCAAAGCTCTCGAAGAGCAGGGGATTGTGGTGCTCAATAACGCCCACGCCCTTATTGAGCATCAGGGCGGGCGCGTGTTGATGGCCGGCTGCACCGACTTCTCGGCCTCACGTCACGATCCCGATGCTGTCTCTGATCCGCAGGGCGCCCGCGAGGGGGCGCCGGAGCATGACGTCAGCGTGCTGC from Lujinxingia vulgaris harbors:
- a CDS encoding DUF938 domain-containing protein; its protein translation is MSDLRQHSEACVRNREPILNELREHLADAHHVWEIGSGTGQHAVYFAAHLPHLTWQPSDRPQYHGSIEAWRTDAALPNLRPVLAFDLFDEAPAVEHTDAIIACNVIHIAPFEATDRVFAHARASLNPGGKILLYGPFIHEDRELEPSNQSFDAMLRQRDPQSGIRRLADVDAKARACGFERALTRRLPANNDLLVYERPL
- a CDS encoding NAD(P)/FAD-dependent oxidoreductase → MPQETTSERGDVPIPPADSKRRPCVVIIGGGFGGLNAARALKRASVDVFLIDRHNHHLFQPLLYQVATAGLSADDIASPIREVVRRQQNVQVMLGEVTSIDRESRVVRYEGGEVNYDYLVVAAGMQTNYFGNPQWEEQAPGLKTLRDALTCRRHILEVFEQAEREGEGSEGRGLLTFVVVGAGATGVEMAGAIREIAYQVMVKDFRRIDPTRARVLLLDAGPRVLTGYDEELSERARRDLEKMGVEVRLNAMVEAIDEEGVTVNGERILAKTVVWAAGVKGSPLAETLNVELDRMGRVSVRPDLRMPEDDRVFVIGDLARFENEDGEVLPGLAPVAVQQGKHVAENIKRAVEGKPLEAFSYWDRGKMATIGRARAIAEIGDWKFGGLLAWLAWLFVHLLFLIGFRNRAYVLMGWIFAYVGMRRSARLIVDPPKERAGALNFWQSPRADEVHAE
- the otsB gene encoding trehalose-phosphatase, which produces MKTLDDVVHDVANALAKGQRLLAMLDFDGTLAPIAARPELAAPEVGAAEAITALVKTGAQVVIVSGRGAADVQARLGVGNVSVVGSHGLELWWASGARELVKGAEEARAAIAKVEAAWRERFGDVAGVVLEQKPFGVALHYRLVEEGAQTLAARASEAALQLGGVRLKSGKCVVEAVPALRWDKGRAAQLVLRRARATAPGEVHALYVGDDLTDEDAFLALGAEGSTVLVASEDRASEASARVRDPAQVVRLIWELAALCDQNQGRLVGLP
- a CDS encoding M20 family metallopeptidase, whose translation is MTELHDLLAHLDRARCERLLIDMVDIYSPSYAESAVVSRVCAALQEASVPYRLQPVVASPGAPGRANILIELGPQPPELMLVGHLDTVPYFSDEHDAPGSTLEGDVLHGLGSADMKSGCAAMVEAVCALVDAGARLRRGLLLALVVGEEEYGDGAAKLLESSHAPLAIIGEPTGLRPSLEHYGYMELRLIAEGRRAHAARPDVGASAIHAMLSTILAVIEQVSDAEPATRVSINPREVHGGDSLFVIADRCEAALDIHLAAGVDTAALREALATTIEASNADHPQCTVSSEELFFAPAYSLNPDDAPMQTSRRAFLALQQPFTPRPFPSHSDGNRFFEAGIAPLILGPGDLGVAHTRDEHVHLSEVHRAAELYLSLIVHHCIHEH
- a CDS encoding GNAT family N-acetyltransferase, whose translation is MDDMPSGSRRNPRQLRTNAPITIREMELEDLAAVFALGERIFTADRWPNLYRTWDEFELIQIFGTDTETCLVAECNDQVVGFALGTLIEKRRSAWTYGYLLWLGVEPDLSRSGVGKRLVNRLTELFIARGARIMLADTESDNLPAVNFFRRQGFTNETEHVYLAKNLTQHPEYVRRRRSLAHPPSSDPSPSDAAPAHLPPGGISPGDDASPGQPHEHDD
- a CDS encoding 6-phosphofructokinase; this translates as MRIGVLTGGGDCPGLNAVIRAVTKSLLLKCDATVIGFEEGFLGMIEGRSRELDLKALKGILARGGTILGTHNKANPFNHYLADGADVSDQLVENYHRLKLDGVVVIGGDGTMSIAHRLSEKGVKCVGVPKTIDNDLMHTDRTFGFDTAVAVATEAVDRLQTTGESHSRVMILETMGRYAGWLALHSGLAGGADVILIPELPFDVEEIARVCQQRKKRQRFTMIVVAEGATLLDGKQVVREHIDDSPDPLRLGGIGNLLAEKLKPLVDSEIRTTTLGHIQRGGTPTAFDRVLSTAFGAHAAALVAGGRWGRMVALQNGQMTSVEIAEVADQTRLVPVDSLLVHAAAAVGTSFGRADFEVDLSRMPENRVI
- a CDS encoding metallophosphoesterase, coding for MVSMIVFGLFFTGLWFGAHYYLWRRLRGPLHPESRWRGVVTWAVVGHIVLVTATMSMRSMPRVEPIYTIAQWTSYVAMGFFSLLLILMIFKDVAEWLTRRLGAFRKTESTEVSGPAALPADPSRRLFMSSSLNAAVVGGAAVASKWGMYEALRLPDVVEVGVPFEGLPASLEGFRIVQISDVHVGPTVRRGHVQAIVDRVRELQPDAIVITGDLIEGMVDRIWKDVEPIFDLRAPHGVFYCTGNHEYYWDAPGWCKALEEQGIVVLNNAHALIEHQGGRVLMAGCTDFSASRHDPDAVSDPQGAREGAPEHDVSVLLAHQPKSIHQAAAAGYDLQLSGHTHGGQMWPWNLIIGWFHPYAVGLAREARTWIYVSRGTCYWGPPMRIGAPAEITQIELLAGAPDRAYRRRRRDRG